From the genome of Streptomyces sp. NBC_01341, one region includes:
- a CDS encoding helicase C-terminal domain-containing protein, translated as MPLDWSKVDSGETEPLLRPRDIYVAGPRPWAYLRHEQGEVLDRWFERRTDRDVVIKQNTGGGKTAAGLLIAQSTLNEGVGKAVYLAGDTHYATGQVREEAARLGLATVVDPRDPAFQAERSILVTNFKKLFNGMSVFGVAGSNRPTMPLGVVVIDDAHAALTTVTGQFQLFIPREHKVHDTLVAMFAGELKDQAPKHWRDVQAGDYSALVRIPFWAWSDRHQEVMDLLHPHGDDETFKYTWPLVADVLPLCAASVTSRGVEIRPPCPPVSAIPAFTNAQRRVYLTATLADDSALATVLDAAPPLLSRPVTPGSAADLGDRLILAPLALNPALDEEAVRRMAQQFAHGDRNGDGVPDSKPVNVVVIVPSANRATAWKPYADRTHAANTLEAGVKELREAEHVGLVVLVNKYDGIDLPNDACRLLILDGVPLPLDAAERREASLLPDSRFRVAQGIQRIEQGMGRGVRDREDYCAVLLMGAELGLAIRDPRRLDLFSPATRAQLRVSQRVADMIAGEGLPQVREAIDACLERQQHWLTPSRRALADVQYEQVSNVRAEATAGREAFDLACVGQYRASADRLQVAINSLEDKALRGWLMEQKATYLHHVDPLAAQNVLATAVMENPRVQRPVDDVTPRRIRATAVQARAASKFLGRTYSDGVQLVLGVRQIFDRIVWGDEERADDAEAAWELLGCHLGFRSDRPDKTFKIGPDSRWAMTSDHHGIIELKTGCTTNSISKDDIDQLGGSVRWHESIDPSVRATPVMLHPSSMLHEQSPPLPGLRVVTPSKLDDLREAVASVATALAAGQGRWADEQAVAAEFARAKLTAGALLATFAETARPAPA; from the coding sequence GTGCCGTTGGACTGGAGCAAGGTTGACTCTGGTGAAACCGAACCGCTGCTGCGACCACGGGACATCTATGTAGCAGGCCCCCGGCCGTGGGCCTATCTGCGTCATGAGCAGGGCGAGGTGCTGGACCGCTGGTTCGAGCGTCGCACCGACAGAGATGTAGTGATCAAGCAGAACACGGGCGGTGGCAAGACTGCTGCGGGCCTGTTGATCGCCCAAAGCACATTGAATGAAGGTGTTGGGAAGGCCGTCTATCTCGCAGGAGACACTCACTACGCAACCGGTCAGGTTCGGGAGGAAGCCGCGAGGCTCGGGCTCGCGACGGTCGTGGATCCACGAGATCCCGCCTTTCAGGCGGAGCGATCCATCCTCGTGACCAACTTCAAGAAGTTGTTCAATGGCATGTCCGTATTCGGAGTAGCTGGTAGCAACCGCCCGACCATGCCGCTCGGCGTCGTCGTCATCGATGACGCTCACGCAGCCTTGACGACCGTCACTGGCCAGTTCCAGCTCTTCATCCCCCGCGAACACAAGGTCCACGACACGCTCGTGGCCATGTTCGCAGGCGAACTGAAGGATCAGGCCCCCAAGCATTGGCGTGATGTCCAGGCCGGCGACTACTCCGCACTCGTGCGCATCCCCTTCTGGGCCTGGTCCGATCGGCACCAAGAGGTCATGGATCTACTCCACCCACACGGAGATGATGAAACCTTCAAGTATACCTGGCCGCTCGTTGCGGACGTGCTGCCTTTGTGTGCCGCGTCCGTGACAAGCCGCGGCGTGGAGATCCGGCCTCCGTGCCCTCCCGTCAGCGCGATCCCGGCCTTCACCAATGCTCAGCGCCGCGTCTACCTGACAGCAACCCTGGCGGACGACAGCGCTTTGGCCACTGTCCTGGATGCTGCTCCGCCACTTCTGTCGCGTCCGGTCACCCCGGGCAGTGCCGCAGACCTGGGCGACCGACTGATCCTCGCGCCGCTTGCCCTTAATCCGGCACTGGATGAAGAAGCAGTGCGCCGCATGGCTCAGCAGTTTGCACACGGTGACCGAAACGGTGACGGCGTGCCTGACAGCAAGCCGGTCAACGTGGTCGTCATCGTGCCCAGCGCGAATCGGGCTACTGCCTGGAAGCCGTACGCCGACCGGACTCACGCGGCGAACACCTTGGAGGCCGGGGTCAAGGAGCTGCGCGAGGCTGAGCACGTCGGACTCGTCGTACTGGTGAACAAGTACGACGGCATCGACTTGCCCAACGACGCCTGCCGACTACTCATCCTCGATGGGGTGCCCCTGCCCTTGGACGCTGCCGAACGTCGGGAGGCATCTCTTCTTCCCGACAGCCGCTTCCGGGTGGCCCAGGGTATCCAGCGGATCGAGCAAGGCATGGGCCGTGGGGTGCGGGACCGAGAAGACTACTGTGCAGTTCTTCTCATGGGTGCCGAGCTCGGTCTCGCCATTCGTGATCCCCGTCGTCTTGATCTCTTCTCCCCCGCGACCCGTGCGCAACTGCGAGTAAGCCAGCGTGTCGCTGACATGATCGCCGGCGAGGGACTGCCGCAGGTGAGGGAAGCCATCGATGCCTGTTTGGAACGCCAACAACACTGGCTGACCCCGAGTCGGCGGGCCCTGGCCGATGTCCAGTACGAGCAAGTGAGTAACGTTCGTGCTGAGGCCACAGCTGGCCGAGAGGCGTTCGACCTGGCCTGTGTTGGACAGTACCGGGCCTCGGCGGATCGCCTTCAGGTCGCCATCAACAGCCTGGAGGACAAGGCACTACGCGGCTGGCTGATGGAACAGAAGGCGACTTACCTTCATCACGTAGACCCCCTTGCCGCACAGAACGTACTGGCAACCGCAGTCATGGAGAACCCAAGGGTTCAGCGGCCGGTCGACGATGTGACTCCGCGCCGGATCAGGGCTACGGCTGTCCAGGCCCGTGCCGCTTCCAAATTCCTCGGGCGGACCTACTCAGACGGCGTCCAATTGGTGCTCGGCGTCCGTCAGATTTTCGACCGCATCGTGTGGGGCGATGAGGAGAGGGCGGATGACGCTGAGGCTGCATGGGAACTGTTGGGATGCCATCTCGGGTTCCGTAGCGATCGGCCTGACAAGACGTTCAAGATCGGCCCGGACAGTCGGTGGGCCATGACGAGCGATCACCACGGCATCATCGAGCTCAAGACAGGCTGCACCACTAACTCGATCTCCAAGGACGATATTGATCAGCTCGGCGGGAGCGTTCGGTGGCATGAATCGATCGATCCCAGCGTCCGGGCTACTCCGGTCATGCTTCACCCAAGCAGCATGCTCCATGAGCAGAGTCCGCCTCTGCCCGGCCTGCGGGTGGTTACGCCGTCGAAGCTCGACGATCTGAGGGAGGCCGTGGCAAGCGTTGCCACGGCCTTGGCCGCCGGCCAAGGCAGATGGGCCGATGAGCAGGCCGTCGCTGCCGAGTTCGCCCGGGCCAAGCTCACTGCGGGAGCGCTCCTCGCTACCTTCGCGGAGACGGCGCGACCGGCGCCGGCGTGA
- a CDS encoding Shedu anti-phage system protein SduA domain-containing protein, translating into MTSSNPAPTHAQPSITMVTRHDIFNYLRGISSPWWGKLDEVAFLEVLYDLDRPTAADSRLPTVRADIQQHRFNNCDLPDDWIFEDSRLELSDGPDEVLLAFLARTVHPEVAADVEAATKQVEELNRLLAPDGWRLRAYEFLSGRPIYTPVRLPPTGLLVPLPLNDDDTSKLDLVLGQTYSLLDCAGEETARDLLRTAVLTLRRDGGFIHPMPGDSWTADTYEAVLTVERELQPACTPEMKEVIWRTLEHLLSQLGRTDVLDLVVEGDTRPLPNISPDWRTQAAAPATPIVRGLRLPFSTTEFDVTCGDFADLEIRGSQDSSGFHYLYDTRARRMITDFVLDDRPRVATLCNVTIIKKGDTFTPRIKLWKRDKRKAGEVSATQTMPDNGATRAVKALVDTGDVHENFWKVINFLQGCTGLSTPGGSLHLVARDEVHLTQLLTGQDRTMVLGAVRTAIGGGLTEEDIRLISNRREQLQRFEQLLTDPDYFQQEEGLATTRGPEAVWQAFFEANQWIFGYGLNLIACESIDDGKLERITTGADIFGGAGKRIDAIMRSKGLISSMLFCEIKTHDTELLAKTPYRAGVYQASKELGGGVAQVQKTASKAQQHISREFLTRIYDDDGTPTGIELSTTRPRQIVVIGSLLEFTHHGAVNPEKINSFELYRTSIQDVEIITFDELYQRACFIVEDR; encoded by the coding sequence ATGACGTCCAGCAACCCCGCCCCGACACATGCGCAGCCATCGATCACAATGGTGACGCGGCACGACATCTTCAACTACCTGCGCGGGATATCGAGCCCCTGGTGGGGGAAGCTGGACGAGGTTGCGTTCCTGGAGGTCCTATACGACCTGGACCGACCTACGGCCGCGGACAGCCGACTCCCGACTGTCCGCGCCGACATACAGCAGCACCGGTTTAACAACTGTGACCTGCCTGACGACTGGATCTTCGAGGACTCCCGGCTGGAGCTCTCCGACGGACCGGACGAGGTGCTGCTCGCCTTCCTCGCACGAACCGTTCATCCCGAGGTCGCGGCCGACGTCGAGGCGGCCACGAAACAGGTCGAGGAGCTGAACCGGCTGCTGGCTCCGGACGGATGGCGCCTGCGTGCCTACGAGTTCCTCTCTGGCCGCCCTATCTACACGCCGGTCCGACTACCGCCCACGGGCCTGTTGGTCCCGCTGCCGCTGAACGACGACGACACCAGCAAGCTCGACTTGGTCCTCGGGCAGACCTACAGCCTCTTGGACTGCGCCGGCGAGGAGACCGCACGCGACCTGCTACGCACCGCTGTCCTGACCCTGCGCCGCGATGGTGGCTTCATCCACCCCATGCCTGGTGACAGTTGGACAGCGGACACCTACGAGGCGGTCCTGACTGTGGAGCGCGAGCTCCAGCCCGCCTGTACCCCGGAGATGAAGGAGGTGATTTGGCGGACCCTGGAGCACCTGCTCAGCCAGCTCGGACGTACCGACGTCCTGGACCTCGTGGTTGAAGGTGATACCCGGCCTCTGCCCAACATCTCGCCGGACTGGCGGACTCAGGCTGCGGCACCCGCTACCCCCATCGTTCGCGGTCTCCGCCTCCCCTTCTCCACTACCGAGTTCGACGTCACCTGCGGGGACTTCGCCGATCTGGAGATCCGCGGCTCGCAGGACAGCAGCGGGTTCCACTACCTCTACGACACCCGCGCACGCCGGATGATCACCGACTTCGTCCTCGACGACCGGCCCCGGGTGGCCACACTGTGCAACGTCACCATCATCAAGAAGGGCGACACCTTCACGCCGAGGATCAAGCTGTGGAAGAGGGATAAGAGGAAGGCAGGGGAGGTCTCCGCCACGCAAACGATGCCCGATAACGGGGCCACCCGGGCTGTCAAAGCGCTCGTCGACACCGGGGACGTCCACGAGAACTTCTGGAAGGTCATCAACTTCCTCCAGGGTTGCACGGGGCTGAGCACGCCCGGCGGCTCCCTCCATCTCGTGGCCAGGGACGAGGTCCACCTGACCCAGCTGCTGACCGGCCAGGACCGGACGATGGTTCTCGGTGCGGTCAGGACCGCAATCGGCGGTGGGCTCACCGAGGAGGACATCCGGCTGATCAGCAACCGCAGAGAGCAGCTCCAGAGGTTCGAGCAGCTACTGACAGATCCGGACTATTTCCAACAGGAGGAGGGTCTGGCAACGACGCGCGGGCCGGAAGCGGTCTGGCAGGCTTTCTTCGAGGCGAACCAGTGGATCTTCGGCTACGGACTCAACCTCATCGCCTGCGAATCCATCGACGACGGCAAGCTGGAGCGCATCACCACCGGTGCGGACATATTCGGCGGAGCCGGGAAACGTATCGACGCCATCATGCGTTCCAAGGGCCTGATCAGCAGCATGCTCTTCTGCGAAATCAAGACCCACGACACGGAGCTACTCGCCAAGACCCCGTACCGCGCAGGCGTCTACCAGGCCTCCAAAGAACTGGGCGGCGGCGTGGCGCAGGTGCAGAAGACCGCCAGCAAGGCCCAGCAGCACATCTCCCGCGAATTCCTTACCCGCATCTACGACGACGACGGCACCCCGACCGGCATCGAACTGTCCACTACCCGGCCCCGGCAGATCGTGGTGATCGGGAGTCTGCTCGAGTTCACTCACCATGGCGCCGTGAACCCGGAGAAGATCAACTCCTTCGAGCTGTACCGGACATCGATCCAGGACGTCGAGATCATCACGTTCGACGAGCTCTACCAGCGAGCGTGCTTCATCGTCGAAGATCGCTAA
- a CDS encoding transposase, with protein MPAHRKYPQEVIERGVQLVLEMRERSPDRSGVVQEVGELLGIHPEALRHWVRKAQTEGRGGTASQITDAELIRLLQKEIMELRRKNTVLKAAATMFASDLNAINHT; from the coding sequence ATGCCCGCTCACCGCAAGTATCCACAGGAAGTCATCGAACGCGGGGTGCAACTGGTTCTTGAGATGAGGGAAAGATCACCAGACCGTTCAGGAGTGGTACAGGAGGTGGGAGAGCTCCTAGGCATTCATCCCGAAGCTTTGCGGCATTGGGTGAGAAAGGCTCAGACAGAAGGCCGGGGTGGCACTGCATCTCAAATCACCGACGCGGAGCTCATCCGTCTTCTACAAAAAGAGATCATGGAACTACGACGCAAGAACACCGTGCTAAAGGCGGCGGCAACGATGTTCGCCTCTGACCTAAATGCAATAAATCATACCTGA
- a CDS encoding helix-turn-helix domain-containing protein — MHLRKLREEQGLTLEELADRSAMSFRGVVYIEHGRRNPSLTTILSLSRGLQISPSSLLSVFDEPSE; from the coding sequence ATGCATTTGCGTAAGTTGCGTGAGGAGCAAGGGCTCACGCTGGAAGAGCTAGCGGATAGGAGCGCAATGAGCTTCCGGGGTGTGGTCTACATCGAGCATGGGCGCCGCAATCCGAGCTTGACTACAATCCTCAGCTTGTCGAGGGGGCTCCAGATTTCCCCGTCGTCGCTCCTAAGCGTCTTCGATGAGCCGAGCGAGTGA
- a CDS encoding arylamine N-acetyltransferase family protein, with product MDESPGTTQGPPGAAPALAGARVDAYLERIGVARPSRADAPALRELQRRHLMTVPFENLSIHVGQDIALEEERLVDKIVTHRRGGFCYELNGAFAALLRGLGFRVTLLQARVFGDGGRLGIPYDHVALRVETEDGTGPWLADVGFGDHAVKPLALDSRAEQEDTSGRFRFREAPRGDLDLLRDGSRQFRLDLRPRALSDFRAGSWYHRTSPESHFTRSVVCSRLTEDGRVTLRGRTLISTVRGKRRTEELATDEDVLLAYLDQFGMVLDQVPEARAAALRE from the coding sequence ATGGACGAATCCCCCGGGACCACCCAAGGACCGCCCGGGGCGGCCCCCGCCCTCGCCGGAGCGCGTGTGGACGCCTACCTGGAGCGCATCGGAGTCGCACGCCCCTCCCGGGCCGACGCGCCCGCTCTGCGGGAACTGCAGCGCCGCCATCTCATGACCGTGCCCTTCGAGAACCTGTCCATCCATGTGGGCCAGGACATCGCCCTGGAGGAGGAGAGGCTCGTCGACAAGATCGTCACGCACCGCCGGGGCGGCTTCTGTTACGAACTCAACGGCGCTTTCGCCGCACTGCTGCGCGGCCTGGGCTTCCGGGTCACGCTGCTCCAGGCCCGGGTCTTCGGCGACGGAGGGCGCCTCGGTATTCCGTACGACCACGTCGCGCTGCGGGTGGAGACGGAGGACGGTACGGGCCCGTGGCTCGCCGATGTGGGGTTCGGCGACCATGCCGTGAAACCGCTGGCCCTCGACTCCCGCGCGGAGCAGGAGGACACGAGCGGAAGATTTCGCTTCAGGGAGGCACCGCGAGGAGACCTCGACCTGTTGCGGGACGGTTCCCGGCAGTTCCGTCTCGATCTGCGACCGCGTGCACTCTCGGATTTCCGGGCTGGTTCCTGGTACCACCGCACCTCGCCCGAGTCCCACTTCACCCGGTCCGTCGTCTGCTCGCGGCTGACCGAGGACGGACGGGTGACACTTCGCGGCCGTACCCTCATCTCCACCGTGCGCGGGAAACGTCGTACGGAGGAGCTGGCGACCGACGAGGACGTACTCCTGGCCTATCTCGATCAGTTCGGAATGGTGCTGGATCAGGTGCCGGAAGCGCGTGCGGCGGCCCTGAGGGAGTGA
- the holA gene encoding DNA polymerase III subunit delta, translating into MATRRSSTDDPLAPVTLAVGQEDLLLDRAVQHVVAAARASDADTDVRDLSPDQLQPGTLAELTSPSLFAERKVVIVRDSQDLSADTVKDVKAYMGAPAEEITLVLLHAGGAKGKGLLDAARKAGAREVACPKTTKPAERLSFVRSEFRALGRSATPEACQALVDSIGSDLRELASAASQLVADVEGTIDEAVVGRYYTGRAEASSFTVADRAVEGRAAEALEALRWSLSTGVAPVLITSALAQGVRAIGKLSSARGGRPADLARELGMPPWKIDRVRQQMRGWTPDGVAAALIAVAAADAGVKGGGDDPEYALEKAVVAIARAARSGGR; encoded by the coding sequence ATGGCCACCAGACGCAGTTCCACCGACGACCCGCTCGCTCCCGTCACGCTCGCCGTGGGCCAGGAGGACCTGCTCCTGGACCGCGCCGTGCAGCACGTGGTGGCGGCGGCCCGCGCCTCCGACGCCGACACGGACGTCCGCGATCTCAGCCCGGACCAGCTGCAGCCCGGCACTCTCGCCGAACTGACCAGTCCTTCGCTCTTCGCCGAGCGCAAGGTCGTGATCGTGCGCGACTCCCAGGACCTCTCCGCCGACACCGTGAAGGACGTCAAGGCGTACATGGGGGCTCCTGCCGAGGAGATCACCCTCGTGCTCCTGCACGCGGGCGGAGCCAAGGGCAAGGGGCTGCTGGACGCGGCGCGGAAGGCCGGGGCGCGCGAGGTGGCGTGCCCCAAGACCACCAAGCCGGCCGAGCGGCTGTCCTTCGTCCGTTCGGAGTTCCGTGCGCTCGGTCGCTCCGCGACGCCCGAAGCATGCCAGGCGCTGGTGGATTCCATCGGCAGCGACCTGCGGGAGCTCGCGAGCGCCGCCTCGCAGCTCGTCGCGGATGTCGAGGGGACCATCGACGAGGCCGTCGTCGGGCGCTACTACACGGGCCGTGCCGAGGCATCGTCCTTCACCGTCGCCGACCGGGCGGTCGAGGGCCGCGCCGCGGAGGCACTGGAGGCGCTGCGCTGGTCGCTGTCGACCGGTGTCGCCCCCGTCCTGATCACGAGTGCTCTCGCTCAGGGGGTCCGGGCGATCGGCAAGCTCTCCTCCGCCCGCGGCGGGCGGCCCGCGGATCTCGCCCGTGAGCTCGGTATGCCGCCGTGGAAGATCGACCGGGTACGTCAGCAGATGCGGGGATGGACTCCGGACGGTGTCGCCGCGGCACTGATCGCGGTCGCGGCGGCCGACGCGGGGGTCAAAGGTGGTGGCGACGACCCTGAGTACGCCTTGGAGAAAGCCGTGGTCGCCATCGCCCGCGCGGCCCGCTCCGGCGGCCGCTGA
- the rpsT gene encoding 30S ribosomal protein S20, translating into MANIKSQIKRNKTNEKARLRNKAVKSSLKTSIRKAREAAAAGDVEKATVAVRDASRQLDKAVSKGVIHKNAAANKKSALALKVAALQG; encoded by the coding sequence GTGGCGAACATCAAGTCCCAGATCAAGCGGAACAAGACGAACGAGAAGGCGCGCCTGCGCAACAAGGCCGTCAAGTCCTCGCTCAAGACCTCGATCCGCAAGGCCCGTGAGGCTGCCGCTGCCGGTGACGTCGAGAAGGCCACTGTGGCCGTCCGTGACGCGTCGCGCCAGCTCGACAAGGCTGTCTCGAAGGGTGTCATCCACAAGAACGCCGCCGCCAACAAGAAGTCGGCGCTGGCTCTCAAGGTTGCCGCCCTCCAGGGCTGA
- the lepA gene encoding translation elongation factor 4 codes for MPATPTNVPEPSRTDPALIRNFCIIAHIDHGKSTLADRMLQLTGVVDQRQMRAQYLDRMDIERERGITIKSQAVRLPWAPTEGEGKGSTHILNMIDTPGHVDFTYEVSRSLAACEGTVLLVDAAQGIEAQTLANLYLAMENDLTIVPVLNKIDLPAAQPEKFSEELANLIGCQPEDVLKVSAKTGVGVDALLDRVVRDVPAPVGLADEAARAMIFDSVYDPYRGVVTYVRVVDGQLNKRERIKMMSTGATHELLEIGVSSPEMTPSDGIGVGEVGYIITGVKDVRQSKVGDTITSLNKGATEALGGYKDPKPMVFSGLYPLDGSDYPDLREALDKLQLNDAALVYEPETSAALGFGFRVGFLGLLHLDVVRERLEREFGLELIATAPNVVYRVEMEDGSEHVVTNPSEFPEGKIDKVHEPVVRATVLAPSEFIGAIMELCQNRRGTLLGMDYLSEDRVEIRYTLPLAEIVFDFFDQLKSKTRGYASLDYEPTGEQSAQLVKVDILLHGDKVDAFSAVTHKDKAYAYGVRLVAKLQKLIPRQNFEVPIQAAIGSRVIARETVRAIRKDVLAKCYGGDISRKRKLLEKQKEGKKRMKMVGNVEVPQDAFISVLSTDESAGEGKAKK; via the coding sequence GTGCCCGCGACTCCTACCAACGTGCCCGAGCCGAGCCGTACCGACCCGGCGCTGATCCGCAACTTCTGCATCATCGCGCACATCGACCACGGCAAGTCGACGCTTGCCGACCGGATGCTCCAGCTGACCGGAGTGGTCGATCAGCGGCAGATGCGCGCTCAGTATCTCGACCGGATGGACATCGAGCGCGAGCGCGGCATCACCATCAAGTCCCAGGCGGTCCGTCTCCCGTGGGCGCCCACCGAGGGCGAGGGCAAGGGCTCGACCCACATCCTCAACATGATCGACACCCCGGGCCACGTGGACTTCACCTACGAGGTATCCCGCTCCCTGGCCGCCTGCGAGGGCACGGTGCTGCTGGTCGACGCCGCCCAGGGCATCGAGGCGCAGACGCTCGCCAACCTCTACCTGGCGATGGAGAACGACCTCACCATCGTCCCGGTGCTCAACAAGATCGACCTGCCGGCCGCCCAGCCGGAGAAGTTCTCCGAGGAGCTGGCCAACCTCATCGGCTGCCAGCCCGAGGACGTGCTCAAGGTCTCCGCGAAGACCGGTGTCGGAGTGGACGCCCTGCTCGACCGCGTGGTCAGGGACGTCCCCGCCCCCGTCGGCCTGGCGGACGAGGCGGCCCGCGCGATGATCTTCGACTCGGTCTACGACCCCTACCGCGGAGTCGTCACCTACGTCAGGGTCGTCGACGGCCAGCTCAACAAGCGCGAGCGCATCAAGATGATGTCGACCGGCGCCACCCACGAGCTGCTGGAGATCGGTGTCTCCTCCCCGGAGATGACCCCGTCCGACGGCATCGGCGTCGGTGAGGTCGGCTACATCATCACCGGCGTGAAGGACGTCCGGCAGTCCAAGGTCGGTGACACCATCACCTCCCTGAACAAGGGGGCGACCGAGGCGCTGGGCGGCTACAAGGACCCCAAGCCGATGGTGTTCTCCGGCCTGTACCCGCTGGACGGCTCGGACTACCCGGACCTGCGCGAGGCCCTGGACAAGCTCCAGCTCAACGACGCCGCCCTCGTGTACGAGCCGGAGACCTCGGCCGCGCTCGGCTTCGGCTTCCGCGTCGGGTTCCTCGGCCTGCTCCACCTCGACGTGGTCCGCGAGCGCCTCGAGCGCGAGTTCGGCCTGGAGCTCATCGCCACCGCCCCGAACGTGGTGTACCGCGTGGAGATGGAGGACGGCTCGGAGCACGTCGTCACCAACCCGAGCGAGTTCCCCGAGGGCAAGATCGACAAGGTGCACGAGCCGGTCGTGAGGGCCACGGTCCTCGCGCCCAGCGAGTTCATCGGCGCGATCATGGAGCTCTGCCAGAACAGGCGCGGCACCCTGCTCGGCATGGACTACCTCTCCGAGGACCGGGTCGAGATCCGCTACACCCTGCCGCTCGCCGAGATCGTCTTCGACTTCTTCGACCAGCTGAAGTCCAAGACCCGCGGTTACGCCTCCCTGGACTACGAGCCCACCGGCGAGCAGTCCGCCCAGCTGGTCAAGGTCGACATCCTGCTGCACGGCGACAAGGTCGACGCGTTCTCCGCGGTCACGCACAAGGACAAGGCCTACGCCTACGGGGTCCGCCTCGTGGCCAAGCTGCAGAAGCTCATCCCCCGGCAGAACTTCGAGGTGCCGATCCAGGCGGCCATCGGCTCCCGGGTCATCGCCCGTGAGACCGTCCGCGCGATCCGCAAGGACGTCCTCGCCAAGTGCTACGGCGGTGACATCTCCCGTAAGCGGAAGCTGCTGGAGAAGCAGAAGGAAGGCAAGAAGCGGATGAAGATGGTCGGCAACGTGGAGGTGCCGCAGGACGCGTTCATCTCCGTGCTGTCGACCGACGAGTCCGCGGGCGAGGGCAAGGCGAAGAAGTAA